One Clostridium estertheticum DNA segment encodes these proteins:
- a CDS encoding DNA topoisomerase: MSKALFITEKPSVAAEFAKALKINGRKSDGYIESDKAVVTWCVGHLVTMSYPEKYDVKLKKWSLDTLPFLPKAYKYEVIEGVKKQFNIVKSQLLRADIDRIYVCTDSGREGEYIYRLVDELAGNPNKQKRRVWIDSQTEEEIIRGVKEAKDLKEYDSLSEAAYLRAKEDYLMGINFSRLLSLVYGKTVSGYLGKNYIVIAVGRVMSCVLGMVVQREREVREFIVTPFYKIIGSFKVDEESIYDGEWKAVEGSEYFDSPLLYNEGGFKKQETAEKLIGELRDASIDGKAVVENVTKKKENKNAPLLFNLAEIQNECSKKFKINPEQTLSHIQAMYEKKMLTYPRTDARVLSTAVAKEINKNIQKLTNFKGDEEIKNIAGNILEKKWYNNLAKTKYVDDSKITDHYAIIPTGEGLQSYMSLKDIEKKIYNLVLRRFLAIFYPPAVYSKVSVITKIDKERFFTTDKVCVEMGYLEVLKPENDSNDSESKNMKFLSTLKKGQSVNLEDLIVKEGKTSPPKRFTTGSIIIAMENAGKLIEDEELREHIKGSGIGTSATRSGILTKLEKIEYIKSNNKTQVVMPTLLGEIIFDVVKNSIPTLLNPELTASWEKGLTMVTQNEIAGNLYMDKLENYIIKNTDRVLKLNNGLRLKNNFDAVSTFYKNPQTGVE; the protein is encoded by the coding sequence ATCAGTAAGGCATTATTTATTACAGAAAAACCAAGTGTTGCTGCAGAGTTTGCTAAAGCCTTAAAAATAAATGGAAGAAAATCGGATGGATATATAGAGTCTGATAAAGCTGTTGTTACATGGTGTGTGGGACATCTAGTTACAATGAGCTATCCAGAAAAATATGATGTGAAATTGAAAAAATGGTCTTTAGATACCTTGCCATTTTTACCTAAAGCATATAAATATGAAGTTATAGAGGGCGTTAAAAAACAATTTAATATAGTTAAGAGTCAACTACTACGCGCGGATATTGATAGAATTTATGTTTGTACAGACTCTGGACGCGAGGGTGAGTACATTTATAGATTAGTGGATGAGTTGGCTGGGAATCCTAATAAACAAAAACGAAGAGTTTGGATAGATTCACAAACGGAAGAGGAAATAATTCGCGGTGTTAAAGAAGCAAAGGATTTAAAAGAGTATGATAGTTTATCTGAAGCCGCTTATTTAAGAGCAAAAGAGGATTATCTAATGGGAATTAATTTTTCAAGGCTTCTAAGTTTAGTCTATGGGAAAACTGTAAGCGGTTATCTTGGGAAAAACTATATAGTTATTGCAGTGGGACGAGTAATGTCTTGTGTGCTTGGAATGGTGGTTCAAAGAGAGAGAGAAGTTAGAGAGTTTATTGTTACTCCTTTTTATAAGATCATCGGTAGCTTTAAGGTAGATGAAGAATCTATTTATGATGGAGAATGGAAAGCGGTAGAGGGCTCTGAGTATTTTGACTCACCACTTCTTTATAATGAGGGTGGATTTAAAAAACAAGAAACAGCAGAAAAATTAATAGGAGAGCTTCGTGATGCTAGTATAGATGGCAAAGCTGTGGTTGAGAATGTTACAAAGAAGAAAGAAAATAAGAATGCTCCACTACTCTTTAATTTAGCAGAAATACAAAATGAGTGCTCTAAAAAATTCAAAATAAATCCAGAACAGACACTGAGTCATATTCAAGCCATGTATGAAAAGAAAATGCTAACATATCCAAGAACCGATGCTAGAGTACTATCAACAGCTGTGGCAAAAGAAATAAATAAGAATATACAAAAGCTAACAAATTTTAAGGGCGATGAAGAAATAAAAAATATAGCTGGAAATATTCTAGAAAAAAAATGGTACAATAATTTAGCTAAAACAAAATATGTTGATGATAGTAAAATCACAGATCATTATGCTATCATTCCAACAGGGGAAGGTCTTCAAAGTTATATGTCTTTAAAGGATATAGAAAAGAAAATCTATAATTTAGTGCTACGACGTTTCCTTGCAATATTTTATCCCCCAGCTGTTTATAGCAAGGTTTCTGTTATAACCAAGATTGACAAGGAAAGATTTTTCACAACAGACAAGGTATGCGTTGAAATGGGCTATTTGGAGGTTTTAAAACCTGAAAATGATAGCAATGATAGCGAAAGTAAAAATATGAAATTTTTAAGTACCTTAAAAAAAGGTCAAAGCGTTAATCTAGAGGACTTAATTGTAAAAGAGGGAAAAACTTCTCCTCCTAAAAGATTTACTACCGGTTCAATAATTATAGCCATGGAAAATGCAGGTAAACTTATTGAAGATGAAGAACTAAGAGAGCATATAAAAGGTTCTGGTATTGGTACAAGTGCTACTCGTTCAGGAATTTTAACAAAACTTGAAAAAATAGAATACATTAAATCTAATAATAAAACCCAGGTAGTTATGCCAACGCTCCTTGGGGAAATCATTTTTGATGTGGTAAAAAATTCTATTCCTACATTGCTAAATCCAGAATTAACAGCTAGTTGGGAAAAAGGGTTAACAATGGTTACCCAAAATGAAATTGCTGGTAATTTGTACATGGATAAGCTTGAAAATTATATTATTAAAAATACGGATAGAGTACTGAAACTAAACAATGGCTTAAGACTTAAAAATAATTTTGATGCCGTAAGTACATTTTATAAAAATCCTCAAACAGGAGTGGAATAG
- a CDS encoding AAA family ATPase — protein sequence MKITQLDIRDFGVFQGEALEDIGEGIIVIGGANRSGKTSLMQIIRNIPYGFSQNSNLPPPKFQYDVRCDLQSEEGNEVNILLKGFSNPEIVYKNAIEAKDNKRLYNIDKSTYRELFTISLDELNKSSDKEDSNLQSMLLGAGFKHIIKIPGVAKELREKANVIGGTRGNPSTKMFKPFVENIKKSVEGRRKSMGLLDTYVQKKNIFSKLQDTINSKEKELLNINNNIIKLEMLKHNYELNENKKNLEVELRNYFFNPEDIREYNIEKAKALKTQFTKELEQYNNDKDEFQSQTSKDKNIKELLLEKKVEITCFYNGLSGIKEMIKNLLIIKKEYYEKTQALKNKIKKANDNWSSLNTVEQINCDEVQQDVLTDNIEKYRKIEAEIVVCNKKIEECKIEREILEKQIKPFDNLVYTKKYFYFTLITIILGLVLFFIDKLLGSSIILIGGIGAALYLFMNYSNSKLLLNRNLETKASINNLEIVFSKATGELKNLDLNSIEMNNIMDEYRDILKLDARVTVEGIKDYFKIAAFLKDEIFEYNLLKKKLDNEFNATSEYLNDINKVLNKFTEYNMKNSEQISTSGLAIDNISNICNDILLKVEVLYKQLMLCEKTEKSFSKLNLVQREIEEFLARDNSDVNIPLVNNSQENQCENIILSLEKYISVGEKYIKYVNHQNELKIINEKLLQAVKSQRIRGLISYERKEFVQENYENENIKIKDENEKLLEILGELYKQYGSTSELNFDYDVLNTENSELIRQLEDLRNEKQTTKDEIQALNSDDKLLQYEQNIIEARSQLRPLAERYAVYNTAALFLEKIRERFLENTKEKLLSGASDILCEITSGEYKDIMPMEDIMQGDFKTVLRDESIVASSKELSRGTKEQLFLAVRISRIKEIQPSLPVILDDSFVNFDIAHTKNTVMALEKLAKTHQIFVLTCHATLVELIKSQCAKAQYFKLDKGKFTKSTGGDLQEYLRTL from the coding sequence TTGAAAATAACACAGCTAGACATTAGGGATTTTGGAGTGTTTCAAGGTGAGGCGCTGGAAGACATAGGTGAAGGTATAATAGTTATTGGCGGAGCAAATAGGTCCGGGAAAACTAGCTTAATGCAGATAATTAGAAATATACCCTATGGATTTTCTCAAAATAGCAATTTACCTCCGCCTAAATTTCAATATGATGTGCGATGCGATTTACAATCAGAGGAGGGCAATGAAGTAAATATATTGTTAAAAGGATTTAGTAATCCGGAGATAGTTTATAAAAATGCTATAGAGGCTAAGGATAATAAAAGGTTATATAATATTGATAAGTCAACCTACAGAGAGTTATTCACTATAAGTCTTGATGAACTTAATAAGAGTTCAGATAAGGAAGATAGTAATCTTCAATCTATGCTACTAGGTGCGGGATTTAAGCACATTATAAAAATACCGGGAGTTGCCAAGGAACTAAGGGAAAAAGCAAATGTGATTGGTGGAACTCGTGGAAATCCTTCTACTAAAATGTTTAAGCCCTTCGTAGAAAATATTAAAAAAAGCGTAGAAGGAAGACGAAAATCCATGGGACTTCTAGATACTTATGTGCAAAAGAAAAATATATTTTCAAAGCTTCAGGATACTATAAATTCAAAGGAAAAAGAGCTCCTAAATATTAATAACAATATAATAAAATTAGAGATGTTAAAACATAATTATGAGCTTAATGAAAATAAAAAAAATCTGGAAGTAGAGCTTCGTAATTATTTTTTTAATCCAGAGGATATAAGAGAATATAATATAGAAAAAGCCAAGGCTCTAAAAACCCAATTTACTAAAGAATTAGAACAGTATAATAATGACAAGGATGAATTTCAAAGTCAAACATCCAAGGATAAGAACATTAAAGAGTTGCTTCTTGAAAAGAAGGTAGAGATTACTTGCTTTTATAATGGGCTATCTGGCATTAAAGAAATGATAAAAAATTTACTTATTATTAAAAAGGAATATTATGAAAAGACACAAGCACTTAAGAACAAAATTAAAAAAGCTAACGATAACTGGTCAAGTTTGAATACTGTGGAACAAATTAATTGTGATGAGGTGCAACAAGATGTTTTAACAGATAATATAGAAAAATATAGAAAAATAGAAGCCGAAATAGTAGTTTGTAATAAAAAAATTGAAGAGTGTAAAATTGAAAGAGAAATTTTAGAAAAACAAATAAAACCATTTGATAACTTAGTTTATACTAAAAAGTATTTCTATTTTACACTAATCACTATAATTTTAGGACTTGTATTGTTTTTTATAGATAAATTACTGGGATCTTCAATAATATTAATTGGAGGCATAGGCGCGGCATTATATTTGTTTATGAATTACTCAAATAGCAAGCTATTGCTAAATAGAAATTTGGAAACTAAAGCTAGCATAAATAACTTGGAGATAGTTTTTAGTAAAGCCACTGGGGAACTAAAAAATTTAGATTTAAATTCAATAGAAATGAACAACATCATGGATGAGTACAGAGATATATTAAAGCTTGATGCCAGAGTAACAGTTGAGGGCATTAAAGATTATTTTAAAATTGCAGCTTTTTTAAAGGATGAAATATTCGAATATAATTTATTAAAGAAAAAACTGGACAATGAATTTAATGCTACTAGTGAATATTTAAATGATATTAATAAGGTGCTTAATAAATTTACTGAATATAACATGAAAAATTCAGAACAAATAAGTACAAGTGGATTAGCTATAGATAATATCTCTAATATTTGCAATGATATATTACTAAAGGTAGAGGTTTTATATAAGCAATTAATGCTATGTGAAAAAACTGAAAAGAGCTTTTCAAAATTAAATCTAGTGCAGAGGGAAATAGAAGAATTTTTGGCTAGGGATAATTCAGATGTAAATATTCCTCTGGTAAACAATTCACAGGAAAATCAGTGTGAAAATATAATTTTATCCTTAGAAAAATATATAAGTGTGGGTGAAAAGTATATAAAATATGTAAACCATCAGAATGAATTAAAAATTATTAATGAAAAGTTATTGCAAGCTGTAAAAAGTCAGCGTATAAGAGGATTAATAAGTTATGAAAGAAAAGAATTTGTACAAGAAAATTATGAAAATGAAAATATAAAAATAAAAGATGAAAATGAAAAGCTATTAGAAATCTTGGGTGAATTATACAAGCAGTATGGGAGTACTTCTGAACTGAACTTTGATTATGATGTTTTAAATACTGAAAATAGTGAATTGATAAGACAATTAGAAGATTTAAGGAATGAAAAACAGACAACAAAAGATGAGATTCAAGCATTGAATTCTGATGACAAGTTATTACAATATGAGCAAAACATTATAGAAGCAAGAAGTCAGTTAAGGCCACTTGCAGAAAGATATGCGGTTTATAATACAGCAGCGCTATTCTTAGAAAAAATAAGAGAAAGATTTTTAGAAAATACAAAGGAAAAGCTCTTAAGCGGTGCTAGTGATATTCTGTGTGAAATAACCTCAGGAGAATACAAAGATATTATGCCTATGGAGGATATAATGCAGGGGGACTTTAAAACAGTACTACGAGATGAGAGTATTGTAGCTAGCTCAAAAGAATTAAGTAGGGGGACAAAAGAACAATTATTTTTAGCAGTCCGTATAAGCAGAATAAAAGAAATTCAGCCAAGTTTACCAGTTATTCTTGACGATTCCTTTGTTAATTTTGATATAGCACACACTAAAAATACAGTTATGGCCTTAGAGAAACTTGCAAAGACACATCAGATTTTTGTGCTTACTTGTCATGCAACCTTAGTAGAATTAATAAAGTCCCAGTGTGCAAAGGCACAATACTTTAAATTAGATAAGGGTAAATTCACAAAAAGTACTGGGGGAGATTTACAAGAATATTTAAGAACACTATAA
- a CDS encoding exonuclease SbcCD subunit D, giving the protein MSGTFRFIHAADLHLGSFLNINGNPPEEIQALCKDAVYNGFERLCNIAILHKVDFILICGDVYDSCLRSVRGNRFFINQCLRLSEINIGVYVIYGNHDAANEKQELFDMPLNVHILSSDSVEIYEVCKEDEIIAKIIGKSYKLRSERDKIYENYILDNDSFNIAMLHTALEGDNKNYVPCTLEELKMVPNIDYWALGHIHKTDILTNTKPIIAFPGIPQGRDMGEQGQGGVFNVEVCKKEIVHMEFLPVATIIYKRVEIAISEDNRIENFSDLTGFILEKTREVTDGHCKISSEFVHLKEVINDEFKGHILQLVIKGRTELQDKITHMKEEDYKQFIEDINEELSPEKYFLWVDSIIFRTAPLMQDFESLKMQNSIFSDLDEVIRLYREEGEQRVELVKNWGSIWKKQIYTENIDEDKFDFDEEIIEDIILQARELVIEKLVEALEIM; this is encoded by the coding sequence ATGAGTGGAACATTTCGGTTTATTCATGCTGCAGACTTGCATTTAGGATCTTTTCTTAATATAAATGGGAACCCCCCAGAAGAAATACAAGCCCTCTGTAAAGATGCTGTATACAACGGCTTTGAAAGGTTATGCAATATTGCCATTCTGCATAAGGTGGATTTCATATTGATTTGTGGAGACGTATATGACAGTTGTTTAAGGTCTGTGCGAGGGAATAGATTTTTTATTAATCAATGCTTACGGTTAAGTGAAATAAATATAGGTGTATATGTTATTTACGGTAATCATGATGCTGCAAATGAGAAGCAAGAATTGTTTGATATGCCCCTAAATGTTCATATTTTAAGTTCAGATAGTGTAGAAATTTATGAAGTATGTAAAGAAGATGAAATTATAGCAAAAATTATTGGAAAATCCTATAAACTTCGATCCGAAAGAGACAAAATTTATGAAAACTATATATTGGATAATGATAGTTTTAATATTGCAATGCTACATACGGCATTGGAGGGGGATAATAAAAATTATGTCCCTTGCACCTTAGAGGAACTTAAGATGGTACCTAATATAGATTATTGGGCACTGGGACATATTCATAAAACCGATATTTTAACAAATACAAAGCCTATTATAGCTTTTCCAGGAATTCCTCAAGGACGAGATATGGGAGAGCAGGGACAAGGCGGAGTTTTCAACGTTGAGGTATGCAAGAAAGAAATTGTTCATATGGAATTCTTGCCTGTAGCAACAATCATATATAAAAGAGTAGAAATAGCAATTAGTGAAGACAACAGGATAGAGAATTTTAGTGATTTAACTGGATTTATTTTAGAGAAAACAAGGGAGGTAACAGATGGCCATTGTAAAATTTCTAGTGAATTTGTTCACCTCAAAGAAGTAATAAATGACGAATTTAAAGGACATATCCTACAATTGGTAATAAAGGGAAGAACGGAGCTGCAGGATAAAATAACTCATATGAAGGAAGAGGATTATAAACAGTTTATAGAAGATATAAATGAAGAGCTTTCTCCAGAAAAATATTTTCTGTGGGTGGATTCCATAATATTTAGAACCGCACCACTTATGCAAGATTTTGAAAGTCTCAAAATGCAAAACTCTATTTTTTCAGATTTAGATGAAGTAATTAGATTATATAGGGAAGAGGGAGAGCAGAGAGTGGAACTTGTTAAAAACTGGGGTTCCATTTGGAAAAAACAAATTTATACGGAAAATATAGATGAAGATAAATTTGATTTTGATGAGGAAATTATTGAGGATATAATATTGCAAGCGAGGGAACTAGTTATAGAAAAATTAGTAGAGGCTTTAGAAATAATGTAG
- the ltaE gene encoding low-specificity L-threonine aldolase — protein MKFIDLRSDTVTQPTQNMRQAMFTAEVGDDVYSDDPTVIALEEYAAKLVGKEAALFVPSGTFGNQLALFTHCTRGNEVILGDDCHIVIHEVAGSSIIAGVQLRTLISNKGELDPKQIQARIRKEDEDIHYPSTGLICIENAHSCGRVIPLSTMEKIYNLAKEQAVPVHLDGARLFNAAAYLDVDAKEITKYCDTVMFCLSKALCAPIGSILAGDKNFIAKARKKRKVLGGGLRQVGILAAAGLVALKEMIPLLKIDHENAILLGEELSKIPGISVNKEDTHINMVFFDMSATGFSSDKLVEKFYNIGIKINGAEDGLMRFVTHNWVSKEDIEFIITSMKDILAGK, from the coding sequence ATGAAATTTATAGATTTAAGAAGCGATACAGTAACGCAGCCTACACAAAATATGAGGCAAGCTATGTTTACAGCTGAGGTTGGAGATGATGTTTATAGTGATGATCCAACTGTAATTGCCCTAGAAGAATATGCTGCTAAACTTGTTGGAAAAGAAGCTGCACTATTTGTGCCAAGTGGTACTTTTGGAAATCAGCTAGCACTATTTACCCATTGTACTCGCGGTAATGAGGTTATTCTTGGTGATGATTGCCACATAGTGATACATGAAGTTGCTGGTTCATCAATAATTGCTGGAGTTCAACTTAGGACTCTAATCAGTAATAAGGGAGAACTAGACCCTAAACAAATCCAAGCTAGAATTAGAAAAGAAGATGAGGATATTCATTATCCTAGTACAGGTCTTATATGCATAGAAAATGCTCATTCTTGTGGTAGAGTAATACCACTTAGTACAATGGAAAAGATTTATAATTTAGCAAAAGAGCAGGCCGTTCCAGTTCATTTAGATGGCGCAAGACTTTTTAACGCTGCTGCATACCTAGATGTAGATGCAAAAGAAATTACTAAATATTGTGACACTGTAATGTTTTGCCTATCCAAAGCTCTTTGTGCACCTATAGGTTCTATACTTGCTGGAGATAAAAATTTTATTGCCAAAGCAAGAAAGAAAAGAAAAGTTTTAGGTGGAGGTCTCAGACAAGTTGGTATCTTAGCTGCTGCGGGACTTGTAGCATTGAAAGAGATGATTCCGCTGCTTAAAATAGATCATGAAAATGCTATATTACTGGGAGAAGAATTATCAAAAATCCCTGGTATATCAGTAAATAAAGAAGATACACATATTAATATGGTGTTTTTTGATATGAGTGCTACTGGATTTAGTAGTGATAAATTAGTCGAAAAATTTTATAACATTGGAATAAAAATTAATGGAGCAGAAGATGGATTAATGCGCTTTGTTACACACAATTGGGTTTCTAAAGAAGATATTGAATTTATTATAACCTCTATGAAAGATATTCTTGCGGGTAAATAA
- a CDS encoding GerMN domain-containing protein, which translates to MKKILSVILCSVLMFTLVACGKSEAKKEDTSKSIVKEEPVTAKVETKVEPKTEEIKSSEVVLYFSDDQAMNLVGVKRNLQNATAKSIVGELVKGPNAQSEGEGKLIATLPVDLEIIDVQVKENIAYVDFKSSATQKISAGSTGEGMALFSIINTLVLDKELGIKKVQFLVEGKNVESIKGHFDVSKPMSENIEMIKK; encoded by the coding sequence ATGAAGAAAATTCTTTCAGTAATATTATGTAGTGTATTAATGTTTACATTGGTTGCTTGTGGAAAATCTGAGGCGAAAAAAGAGGATACTTCAAAAAGTATAGTTAAAGAGGAACCAGTAACAGCTAAAGTAGAAACTAAAGTGGAACCAAAAACTGAAGAAATAAAAAGTAGTGAAGTGGTGCTGTATTTTAGTGATGATCAAGCTATGAACTTAGTGGGAGTAAAACGAAATTTACAAAATGCTACAGCAAAGTCTATTGTAGGGGAATTAGTAAAAGGACCTAATGCACAAAGCGAAGGCGAAGGAAAATTAATTGCAACATTGCCTGTGGATTTAGAAATAATAGATGTGCAAGTTAAGGAAAATATAGCTTATGTTGATTTTAAAAGTAGTGCAACGCAAAAAATATCTGCTGGCTCTACAGGCGAGGGAATGGCTTTGTTTTCGATCATAAATACCTTAGTGTTAGATAAGGAATTAGGGATAAAAAAGGTTCAATTCCTTGTTGAAGGAAAAAATGTAGAGAGTATCAAAGGTCATTTTGATGTTAGTAAACCTATGAGTGAAAATATAGAAATGATAAAGAAATAA
- a CDS encoding SprT-like domain-containing protein, producing the protein MTGQNIKDLKYSAQEIIEKRDTVRNKFMSESENVNTGNIQCMSNQDIKILFHLYDEVFFNYYFRDNFKESITFSLSTRMTTAAGKTIYSRKIKLLQETEKTYEIRMGIKFFFQYYKVDRDKIVSGINTADSLEAFQVVFEHELCHLIEFHLYSESSCKKRRFKTMVNNIFAHTDVYHQLPSQKEIISLDYGFKIGQKVSFTRENKKYNGFIYKINKRATIMVKDNKGTYKDGEGTTYSKWYVSFGQLA; encoded by the coding sequence ATGACAGGACAAAATATAAAGGATTTAAAATACAGTGCACAGGAAATAATTGAAAAGAGGGATACTGTAAGAAATAAATTTATGTCTGAATCTGAAAATGTGAATACAGGAAATATACAATGCATGTCAAATCAGGACATAAAAATTTTATTCCATTTGTATGATGAAGTATTTTTTAATTATTATTTTAGAGACAATTTCAAGGAAAGTATAACTTTTTCTTTATCTACTAGAATGACCACCGCTGCAGGAAAAACCATATATAGTAGGAAAATAAAACTATTACAGGAAACCGAAAAAACTTATGAAATAAGGATGGGCATAAAATTCTTTTTTCAATATTATAAGGTAGATAGGGACAAGATAGTATCCGGTATAAATACAGCGGATTCCTTAGAGGCATTTCAAGTAGTTTTTGAACATGAGTTATGCCATTTAATAGAGTTTCATCTTTATAGTGAATCTAGTTGTAAAAAGCGCAGGTTTAAAACTATGGTTAATAATATATTTGCTCATACAGATGTATATCATCAATTACCAAGTCAAAAGGAGATAATTTCGTTGGATTACGGTTTTAAGATAGGACAAAAGGTGAGCTTCACTCGGGAGAATAAAAAATATAATGGCTTCATTTATAAGATAAATAAAAGAGCAACAATTATGGTGAAGGATAATAAGGGTACTTATAAAGATGGGGAAGGAACCACATATTCTAAATGGTATGTAAGTTTTGGGCAATTAGCGTGA
- a CDS encoding VIT and vWA domain-containing protein — MVNYNTNYGEELKNNIILKEVNIRGNLCGEFAEYTIDHVYENKGTNDVEAIYTFPIPERAVISGFEAVLGGRTIKGLIQDKDEANKIYENFKQKDNNTFLMEEFSDNIFRIVIGKIIPNEVVKIKISYIEELSYENRNLKLVIPTIIAPINLSKDNTLESNLKGSVHKDNNYKFTLRLLVESLTKLEFKCSSHKIKVEYEENNLYKVTLDGNKQRMDKDLEIVLEELEKLETTGMIYDYPRDDKGILYLRFIPDIEIEQKSSGSNYIFLLDISQSMGGNKLIEGKNALQLCLRNLTLGDTFNICAFGDKLHFFSKETKVDFNEENLSNASKWIEELKAEKNAVIFDAIKFALLGKSEIEENVIFLFTDDLVENEKEILNFVEENIKESRIFPFGIDTSVNSYFINKLARISYGAAEVIYPGERIEDVVLKQFNRIKNPQVTDIEIDWGKMKVETTFPRTIKYMYDKEPFSIFAKVNGEVGGVVTLKGKVGKNRIQRIIMLNDLELEENVNLIEKIWYKKRIESLQHRVKYERGELQEAMNNKIVEISKKVGIICKETSFILYEEMEDPILGIRIREILPVKTTKKLELSYESFDGESESTAFYYKDLSILKEDYDKYADYQRNELLKVLASNQFASGAFGINVEHSVENNIKYTTQAMLAFVLGNENIKMYTNQLNKSLEFLNRSLKNTNLDLNKEDYVNLLLVFKLSIKKDIVLSFYKDNIDKEINKIEVKFQLQNTDVFKIQSEFIKRLRENPIEPKDTLHYIIHTAILKTI, encoded by the coding sequence ATGGTAAATTATAATACAAACTATGGAGAAGAATTGAAGAATAACATAATTCTAAAAGAAGTTAATATAAGAGGAAATTTGTGTGGTGAATTCGCTGAGTATACTATTGACCATGTATATGAAAATAAAGGAACAAATGATGTAGAGGCAATTTACACTTTCCCGATTCCAGAGCGAGCAGTTATATCAGGTTTTGAAGCAGTGCTTGGTGGTAGGACTATAAAGGGGTTAATACAAGATAAAGATGAAGCAAATAAAATATATGAAAATTTTAAACAAAAGGATAATAACACCTTTCTGATGGAAGAATTTAGTGATAATATATTTAGAATAGTTATTGGTAAGATAATTCCTAATGAAGTTGTAAAGATTAAAATATCATATATAGAAGAACTTAGCTACGAAAATAGAAACTTAAAATTAGTTATACCAACAATAATAGCTCCAATAAATCTTTCCAAAGATAATACCTTAGAGTCTAATTTAAAGGGTAGCGTCCATAAAGATAATAACTATAAATTCACTTTAAGGCTACTTGTTGAGTCTTTAACAAAATTAGAATTTAAGTGTTCTTCTCATAAAATAAAAGTGGAATATGAAGAAAATAATTTATATAAAGTAACTTTAGATGGAAACAAGCAAAGAATGGATAAGGATTTAGAAATTGTACTTGAAGAACTAGAAAAGTTAGAAACTACAGGAATGATATATGATTATCCAAGGGATGATAAAGGGATTTTATATTTAAGATTCATACCTGATATCGAAATTGAGCAAAAATCATCAGGCTCAAACTATATATTCCTTCTAGATATATCGCAGTCAATGGGTGGCAATAAATTAATAGAAGGTAAAAATGCACTTCAATTATGCTTAAGAAATTTAACATTAGGAGATACCTTTAATATTTGTGCTTTTGGGGATAAACTTCATTTTTTCTCTAAAGAGACAAAGGTTGATTTTAATGAAGAAAATTTAAGCAATGCCAGCAAATGGATTGAAGAACTTAAAGCAGAAAAAAATGCAGTGATTTTTGATGCAATAAAGTTTGCACTATTAGGAAAAAGTGAAATAGAGGAAAATGTAATATTCTTATTTACAGATGATTTGGTTGAAAATGAAAAAGAAATATTGAACTTTGTGGAAGAAAACATCAAAGAAAGTAGAATATTTCCTTTTGGAATAGATACTTCAGTAAATAGCTATTTCATAAATAAATTGGCTCGTATTTCTTATGGTGCCGCAGAAGTTATTTACCCAGGGGAAAGAATTGAAGATGTGGTACTTAAACAATTCAATAGAATTAAAAATCCTCAGGTTACTGATATTGAAATTGATTGGGGCAAAATGAAGGTGGAAACTACATTCCCAAGAACTATTAAATATATGTATGATAAAGAACCGTTTTCGATTTTTGCTAAAGTTAACGGAGAAGTGGGCGGGGTTGTTACCTTAAAAGGAAAAGTTGGTAAGAATAGAATACAAAGAATAATTATGCTAAATGATCTTGAACTTGAAGAAAATGTTAATTTAATTGAAAAAATATGGTATAAAAAACGTATAGAATCCCTTCAACATAGAGTAAAATATGAACGTGGGGAACTTCAAGAGGCAATGAACAATAAAATTGTTGAAATTTCTAAAAAAGTCGGGATAATTTGCAAAGAAACTTCCTTTATTCTTTATGAAGAAATGGAAGACCCAATACTAGGTATAAGAATAAGAGAAATTCTACCTGTTAAAACTACAAAAAAATTAGAACTTTCCTATGAAAGTTTTGATGGAGAATCTGAATCAACAGCATTTTATTATAAAGATTTATCAATACTAAAAGAAGATTACGATAAATACGCTGATTATCAAAGAAATGAGTTATTAAAAGTATTGGCTTCTAATCAATTTGCTAGTGGAGCCTTTGGCATTAATGTTGAGCATAGCGTAGAAAACAATATTAAATACACTACACAAGCAATGTTAGCCTTTGTACTAGGTAACGAAAACATTAAAATGTATACTAATCAATTAAATAAATCACTAGAGTTTTTAAATAGATCGTTAAAAAATACTAATTTAGATTTAAATAAGGAAGACTATGTAAATTTATTATTAGTTTTCAAATTGTCTATCAAAAAAGATATAGTACTATCTTTTTATAAAGATAATATTGACAAGGAAATTAATAAAATCGAAGTTAAATTCCAATTGCAGAATACAGATGTATTTAAAATTCAGAGCGAATTTATCAAAAGGTTAAGGGAAAATCCTATTGAACCTAAAGATACACTTCATTATATAATCCATACTGCAATTTTAAAAACCATTTAA